A DNA window from Aestuariispira ectoiniformans contains the following coding sequences:
- the bla gene encoding class A beta-lactamase, with translation MKRTTRKLAHLAILGSAFFLTGLSAGQAQELNAAAAKWEDKLDARIGVELREISSGWALEHRADERFPMSSTFKVLLCGAVLARVDASEEDLTRRITYTKGDLVTYSPVTKEHVEDGMTIGELCEATLTTSDNTAGNLLLNSIGGPKGLTAFLRSIGDDTTRLDRWETALNESTPGDERDTTTPAAMVKTLNTLLFADVLRPESSARLRGWMIDDKVADALIRANLPDGWVIGDKTGAGGHGSRGITAFLQDENGRTYLAAIYLTDSKADFPLRNKVVAEIGKAMIDEIAAR, from the coding sequence ATGAAACGGACAACCCGAAAACTGGCACATCTGGCGATCCTGGGCAGTGCATTTTTCCTTACAGGCCTATCCGCCGGCCAGGCGCAGGAACTGAACGCCGCGGCGGCAAAATGGGAAGACAAGCTGGACGCACGGATCGGCGTGGAACTGCGTGAAATCAGCTCCGGCTGGGCCTTGGAGCATCGCGCGGATGAACGCTTTCCAATGTCCAGCACCTTCAAGGTTCTGCTTTGCGGAGCGGTATTGGCGCGCGTGGACGCAAGCGAGGAAGACCTGACCCGGCGGATCACCTACACCAAGGGGGACCTGGTCACCTATTCCCCGGTAACGAAAGAACATGTGGAAGACGGTATGACCATTGGTGAGCTTTGTGAGGCGACACTCACCACCAGCGACAACACGGCGGGCAACCTGCTGTTAAACAGCATTGGCGGCCCCAAGGGCCTCACCGCCTTCCTGCGCAGCATCGGCGATGACACCACGCGCCTGGACCGCTGGGAAACCGCACTGAACGAAAGCACGCCGGGGGACGAACGGGACACGACCACGCCCGCAGCGATGGTGAAAACCCTCAACACGCTTTTGTTTGCCGACGTCCTGCGCCCGGAATCCTCAGCCCGGCTGCGCGGCTGGATGATTGACGACAAGGTCGCGGATGCTCTGATCCGGGCAAACCTGCCGGACGGCTGGGTAATCGGTGACAAGACCGGCGCGGGCGGTCATGGATCACGCGGGATTACGGCCTTCCTACAGGATGAAAATGGCCGGACCTATCTGGCGGCCATCTATCTGACCGACAGCAAGGCGGATTTTCCCCTGCGCAACAAGGTGGTGGCCGAAATCGGCAAGGCGATGATCGACGAGATCGCCGCACGATAG
- a CDS encoding LysR substrate-binding domain-containing protein, producing the protein MYNLRRLPPTELLVAFEAVARYGQVSSAARDLSLTQGAVSKQIRALEDRLQVALFERHPRGLVLTVAGRELLETVRPLLHELGATLSRLEAGRDQPVVSIIATQAVAHYWLFNRLVQFNRVHPEIMVHIHASNAIDEYSVIEHDFGILYGAGNWGGLEAAPLFAERIRPIAASDFDLPPVHKVEDLTGLPLIQLDSRAWNCLDWPSWFRHFGVDYAPPGKALTLNQVTLTLNAAQEGLGVALGWEFMIGDLLASGALVPVGEFVFETGFHDYLVHSRARTLSPAARLFRNWLRETCSS; encoded by the coding sequence ATGTATAACCTGCGCCGACTTCCCCCTACGGAATTGCTCGTGGCCTTCGAGGCGGTGGCCCGCTATGGCCAGGTCAGTTCTGCCGCGCGGGATTTATCGTTGACCCAGGGGGCCGTCAGCAAACAGATCCGCGCCCTGGAGGACCGGTTGCAGGTTGCCCTGTTCGAGCGTCATCCCCGCGGGCTTGTTCTGACCGTGGCCGGGCGGGAGTTGTTGGAAACGGTGCGGCCGCTCCTGCATGAACTGGGGGCGACATTGTCCCGGCTCGAGGCGGGGCGGGACCAACCGGTTGTCTCGATCATTGCGACGCAGGCCGTGGCCCATTACTGGCTGTTCAACCGGCTGGTCCAATTCAACCGCGTCCATCCAGAGATCATGGTCCATATCCATGCCAGCAATGCGATCGACGAATACAGCGTGATCGAGCATGATTTCGGCATTCTCTATGGTGCGGGCAACTGGGGCGGCCTGGAGGCGGCACCACTTTTTGCAGAGCGCATTCGCCCCATCGCGGCCAGCGATTTTGACCTGCCGCCGGTCCACAAGGTCGAAGACCTGACCGGGTTACCTCTGATTCAGTTGGATTCCCGTGCCTGGAACTGCCTGGACTGGCCCAGTTGGTTCCGGCATTTCGGGGTCGATTACGCGCCGCCGGGCAAGGCCCTGACCCTGAATCAGGTAACCCTGACGCTGAATGCGGCGCAGGAAGGGCTGGGCGTGGCGCTGGGCTGGGAATTCATGATTGGCGATCTTCTGGCATCCGGTGCGCTGGTGCCGGTCGGTGAATTTGTCTTTGAGACCGGCTTTCACGACTATCTGGTCCATTCCCGCGCGCGGACCCTCTCGCCCGCCGCCCGGCTGTTCCGAAACTGGCTGAGGGAAACCTGTTCTTCGTAG
- a CDS encoding prephenate/arogenate dehydrogenase family protein, translating to MSPQFEKVTLIGLGLIGSSLAWAMKRGGLAGHIAGAARSAETRAKSLELGFVDSVSDDMAEAVKDADLVVICTPLSAYTAVARAIAPHLKDGAIVSDVGSCKRSAIDDVQQYLPDHAHFVAAHPIAGTENSGPEAGFAELFDGRYLIITPTSGTDGKALERVKRLWETIGAIVEIMSPEHHDRVFAITSHLPHLIAYTIVGTVADLEHQLAREHVTDEALVRTNEVVRFSGSGFRDFTRIAGSDPTMWRDVFLKNREATLEMLGRFTEDLVALQRAIRWGEGEKLHDWFTRTREVRRKVLTEPARAPQVDWKENQKTSSDSD from the coding sequence ATGTCACCCCAATTTGAAAAAGTAACGCTGATCGGGCTTGGCCTGATCGGCTCCTCGCTCGCCTGGGCCATGAAACGTGGTGGTCTGGCCGGGCATATCGCAGGCGCGGCCCGCAGTGCGGAAACCCGTGCCAAATCTCTGGAACTGGGCTTTGTGGACAGCGTATCCGACGATATGGCCGAGGCCGTCAAGGATGCCGACCTGGTCGTGATCTGCACGCCTCTGTCCGCCTATACCGCCGTTGCCCGGGCCATCGCCCCGCATCTGAAGGATGGCGCGATCGTCTCCGATGTCGGCTCCTGCAAGCGCAGCGCCATCGACGATGTGCAGCAATATCTGCCGGACCATGCCCATTTCGTCGCCGCCCACCCGATTGCCGGCACGGAAAACTCCGGCCCGGAAGCGGGTTTTGCCGAACTCTTCGACGGACGTTACCTGATCATTACGCCAACGTCGGGGACGGACGGGAAGGCCCTGGAACGGGTCAAGCGGCTTTGGGAAACGATTGGCGCGATTGTGGAGATCATGTCACCGGAACATCATGACCGGGTCTTCGCCATCACCTCCCATCTGCCGCATCTGATCGCCTACACCATTGTCGGCACGGTCGCGGACCTGGAGCATCAGCTCGCCCGCGAACATGTGACCGACGAGGCACTGGTGCGCACCAACGAGGTTGTCCGCTTTTCCGGCAGTGGCTTCCGCGATTTCACCCGGATCGCAGGTTCCGACCCGACCATGTGGCGGGACGTGTTCCTGAAAAACCGGGAGGCAACGCTGGAAATGCTGGGCCGCTTTACCGAGGACCTGGTCGCCCTGCAGCGGGCCATCCGCTGGGGCGAGGGGGAAAAGCTGCATGACTGGTTTACGCGCACCCGCGAAGTACGCCGGAAGGTCCTGACGGAACCCGCCCGCGCCCCGCAGGTGGACTGGAAAGAAAACCAGAAAACCAGCTCGGATTCCGACTAG
- a CDS encoding GFA family protein, with translation MTGKHSGSCLCGGVTFEITGEFKNFFLCHCNRCRKGTGTVHGANLFAQPAELTWLSGEDQVRVYHLPGTRHAKSFCTTCGSALPGRDAASGLVVAPAGSLDSPVTIEPSAHIMMADKADWEEALKDAPQFDKYPE, from the coding sequence ATGACGGGGAAACATTCAGGATCGTGCCTGTGCGGCGGTGTCACGTTCGAAATTACCGGCGAGTTCAAGAACTTCTTTCTCTGCCATTGCAACCGCTGCCGCAAGGGCACCGGCACGGTTCATGGCGCCAACCTCTTCGCCCAGCCGGCCGAGCTTACCTGGCTCAGCGGGGAGGATCAGGTCCGTGTCTACCACCTGCCCGGCACCCGCCATGCCAAAAGCTTCTGCACCACCTGCGGCTCGGCCCTGCCGGGGCGGGATGCGGCAAGCGGACTTGTGGTCGCGCCCGCAGGCAGCCTGGACAGCCCGGTTACAATCGAACCCAGCGCCCACATCATGATGGCCGACAAGGCCGACTGGGAAGAGGCCCTGAAAGACGCGCCCCAATTCGACAAATACCCGGAATAG
- a CDS encoding AraC family transcriptional regulator — MMTQKSALSVGLVPLHRFTLAPFASFLDVLRLAADKGDRSEQRNCNWTVTAPGASMVTSSSGVRIATDRQPPDPRQFDYIAVFGGLLDVGTEITPEMHDYLRRADDMGIPLIGVCTGSYALMSAGLMKERRCCVNWFHHRDYLKLCDDEMLETGQLFLEDSDRITCAGGAGAADLALWLVDRHLGKRWTRASMNSSATCVWDSPAT; from the coding sequence ATGATGACACAGAAATCCGCATTGTCAGTGGGGCTTGTCCCGCTTCATCGGTTCACCCTGGCCCCCTTTGCCTCCTTCCTGGACGTCTTGCGCCTGGCCGCAGACAAGGGCGATCGCAGCGAACAGCGCAATTGCAACTGGACCGTTACCGCGCCAGGCGCCAGCATGGTGACCTCCAGTTCCGGCGTGCGGATCGCAACCGACCGTCAGCCTCCCGACCCGCGCCAATTCGACTATATCGCCGTTTTCGGCGGACTGCTGGACGTCGGTACGGAAATCACCCCGGAGATGCACGACTATCTGCGGCGCGCCGACGACATGGGCATCCCCCTGATCGGGGTGTGCACAGGCTCCTATGCATTGATGAGTGCGGGGCTGATGAAGGAGCGGCGCTGTTGCGTGAACTGGTTCCATCACCGCGACTATCTCAAACTTTGTGACGATGAGATGCTGGAAACCGGGCAGCTTTTTCTGGAGGACAGCGATCGCATCACCTGTGCGGGCGGAGCCGGGGCGGCGGATCTGGCACTTTGGCTTGTCGACCGCCATCTGGGCAAACGCTGGACACGGGCATCCATGAACTCATCCGCGACCTGCGTCTGGGACTCGCCCGCAACCTGA
- a CDS encoding chorismate mutase — protein MSDRSLDDLRREIDDIDNAMHDLLMRRADVVAHVAGAKGIAKRGDLPIRPAREAAMLRRLAARHRGPFPFEALARMWQEMIAAFTQLQNQYNIAVFADDEHASMWDLARDQFGAQTPITAYPNTRETLNQISQGNAAVAVLPLPTEKNAYPWWTALCVQDAPKVIMRLPFSGVGNVRGEKMEALAVAHLDGEPTGRDRTLLVIETADTLSRAALTEMLNKAKLSPSFIVSAEASGWMHLVELKEFLEPNDTRLDHLGMRDAVQRTHIIGYYADIIQKSDFVKINS, from the coding sequence ATGTCGGACCGGTCGTTGGATGATCTGCGTCGTGAAATCGACGATATCGACAACGCTATGCACGACCTGCTGATGCGGCGGGCCGATGTGGTCGCACATGTGGCCGGTGCGAAGGGCATTGCCAAGCGGGGAGACCTGCCGATCCGCCCTGCGCGTGAGGCTGCCATGCTGCGCCGCCTTGCCGCCCGTCATCGCGGCCCCTTCCCGTTCGAGGCGCTGGCGCGTATGTGGCAGGAAATGATCGCCGCCTTCACCCAGTTGCAGAACCAGTACAATATCGCCGTCTTTGCCGACGACGAACATGCCTCCATGTGGGACCTGGCGCGCGACCAGTTCGGTGCGCAGACGCCGATCACCGCCTATCCCAACACCCGCGAGACATTGAACCAGATTTCCCAGGGCAATGCGGCAGTGGCCGTTCTGCCGCTGCCGACGGAAAAGAACGCCTATCCCTGGTGGACGGCTCTTTGTGTGCAGGATGCGCCGAAGGTGATCATGCGCCTGCCCTTTTCCGGGGTCGGCAACGTCCGCGGGGAAAAGATGGAGGCGCTGGCTGTTGCCCATCTGGACGGCGAGCCGACCGGGCGTGACCGTACGCTTCTCGTGATCGAGACCGCCGACACGCTCAGCCGGGCGGCGCTGACCGAGATGCTGAACAAAGCCAAGCTGTCCCCCAGCTTCATCGTTTCCGCAGAGGCCTCCGGCTGGATGCATCTGGTGGAACTGAAAGAATTCCTGGAACCCAACGACACCCGTCTGGACCATCTGGGAATGCGCGATGCGGTGCAACGCACCCATATCATCGGCTATTATGCGGACATCATCCAAAAGTCCGACTTCGTAAAAATAAATAGCTGA
- the hisC gene encoding histidinol-phosphate transaminase produces the protein MPLVPRPGIEKAPLYIPGSHSVEGIADPAILSANENPHGASPLAREAYMKAAASMQRYPDGGATELRNAIATRNGLDPDRIVCGAGSDEIITMLTRIFAGPGDEVLYSEHGFLMYPINALQVGATPVKAPETDLRTDVDALLAHVTDKTKIVFVANPNNPTGSYLPTDELRRLANGLPENVLLVIDAAYAEYVVRNDYTAGPDLVDEFPNVVMMRTFSKIYGLAAVRLGWCYAQRPVIDLMNRLRSPFNLSTTAQAAGTAAMQDIAHTEKAIAHNSQWLSYLSEELKKLGIEVPPSVGNFLIAGFGTKETADAAYAFLKQRGVIARQMGGYGLADYIRITIGLEKDCRLCVDILKDFKG, from the coding sequence ATGCCGCTCGTGCCGCGACCGGGAATTGAAAAAGCCCCGCTTTACATTCCGGGAAGCCATTCTGTCGAAGGCATTGCCGACCCTGCAATTCTCTCTGCCAACGAGAATCCGCACGGCGCAAGCCCTTTGGCACGCGAAGCCTATATGAAGGCCGCCGCGAGCATGCAACGATACCCCGACGGGGGAGCCACAGAATTACGCAATGCGATTGCCACCCGCAACGGGTTGGACCCGGACCGCATCGTCTGCGGTGCCGGATCGGACGAGATCATCACCATGCTGACCCGCATCTTCGCGGGTCCCGGCGATGAAGTGCTTTATTCGGAACACGGCTTTCTGATGTATCCGATCAACGCGCTGCAGGTGGGGGCGACACCGGTCAAGGCGCCGGAAACCGACCTGCGCACCGATGTGGATGCCTTGCTGGCCCATGTGACGGACAAGACGAAGATCGTCTTCGTTGCGAACCCGAACAACCCGACGGGCAGCTATCTGCCGACCGACGAGCTGCGCCGTCTGGCGAACGGGTTGCCGGAAAATGTCCTGCTGGTGATCGACGCGGCCTATGCGGAATATGTGGTCCGCAACGACTATACCGCAGGCCCGGACCTGGTGGATGAATTCCCCAACGTGGTCATGATGCGCACCTTCTCCAAGATCTATGGTCTGGCGGCGGTGCGTCTGGGCTGGTGCTATGCACAGCGTCCGGTGATCGACCTGATGAACCGGCTGCGCAGCCCGTTCAACCTGTCCACCACGGCCCAGGCCGCCGGGACCGCCGCCATGCAGGATATCGCCCACACCGAAAAGGCCATTGCCCATAACAGCCAGTGGCTCAGCTATCTGAGCGAAGAGCTGAAAAAGCTGGGCATCGAAGTGCCGCCGTCGGTGGGCAACTTCCTGATCGCCGGTTTCGGGACCAAGGAGACCGCGGACGCGGCCTATGCCTTCCTGAAACAGCGTGGCGTGATCGCCCGTCAGATGGGTGGCTATGGCCTGGCGGATTATATCCGCATCACCATCGGTCTGGAAAAGGACTGCCGGTTATGCGTCGACATATTGAAAGATTTCAAGGGATAG
- a CDS encoding DUF2125 domain-containing protein, with the protein MKSNRPFWIIILVSAATLAAYTGYWFWGAQKLAAFAEEQLDGWRSEAVDVHYAEPAVTGFPGIIRVTFPSVAVTDSKQNWHWQGQQVELSAQPWKPLNFRGSLRGEQGLSLPLDGRMVDMVLSADRADVLTHFDLQGQLSGVELELVKLDGAAPMLDEHVRADYLYLNVDQLAAGGDLAASLRTKVTKLILPKAWDNPLGRGLKEFQAKINIVEPFPQSDLQDSLTRWQANGGRLDINWLKVEWGTLGLQGQGRLALDKDLRLDGKLDGQVAGLAETLEEFGARGLIEKKVARLAAAGARLFSFGKTADGRPAADIPIVLQQGNLLLGPLQLASIPPVFAPAKAPVRISPPPEEADRGPVPKELMPPAGDKITPVPTAPVVVEELGPPKAPAAQ; encoded by the coding sequence ATGAAAAGCAATCGCCCGTTCTGGATTATCATTCTGGTCTCCGCCGCGACACTGGCCGCCTATACCGGCTATTGGTTCTGGGGCGCGCAGAAGCTTGCCGCCTTTGCCGAAGAACAGCTCGACGGCTGGCGCAGCGAGGCGGTGGATGTGCACTATGCGGAGCCGGCCGTCACCGGTTTTCCGGGCATCATCCGCGTGACCTTCCCGTCGGTTGCGGTGACTGATTCCAAACAGAACTGGCATTGGCAGGGGCAACAGGTCGAACTTTCCGCCCAGCCCTGGAAGCCGTTGAACTTCCGCGGATCGCTTCGTGGTGAACAGGGGCTTAGCCTGCCGCTGGACGGGCGCATGGTCGATATGGTTCTCTCGGCGGATCGCGCGGATGTCCTGACCCATTTCGACCTTCAGGGGCAGCTTTCCGGGGTGGAACTGGAACTGGTGAAGCTGGACGGGGCGGCACCGATGCTGGATGAGCATGTCCGCGCCGACTATCTTTATTTGAATGTGGACCAGCTTGCCGCCGGTGGTGACCTTGCCGCCAGCCTGCGGACCAAGGTGACCAAACTGATCCTGCCGAAAGCCTGGGACAACCCCCTGGGCCGGGGGCTGAAGGAATTTCAGGCGAAGATCAATATCGTCGAGCCTTTCCCGCAATCGGACCTGCAGGACAGCCTGACACGCTGGCAGGCCAATGGCGGGCGACTGGATATCAACTGGCTGAAGGTGGAATGGGGCACGCTTGGCCTGCAGGGACAGGGCCGTCTGGCGCTGGACAAGGACCTGCGGCTGGATGGCAAGCTGGACGGGCAGGTGGCCGGTCTGGCGGAAACCCTGGAGGAATTCGGTGCGCGCGGTCTGATTGAGAAAAAGGTGGCCCGGCTGGCCGCCGCCGGCGCGCGGCTGTTCTCCTTTGGCAAAACCGCAGACGGGCGGCCTGCTGCGGATATCCCGATCGTTCTGCAACAGGGAAATCTGCTTTTGGGGCCGCTGCAACTGGCCTCCATCCCGCCGGTATTCGCGCCGGCGAAAGCGCCGGTCAGGATATCTCCACCCCCCGAGGAGGCGGATCGTGGGCCGGTGCCGAAGGAACTGATGCCGCCCGCAGGCGACAAGATCACGCCGGTGCCCACAGCGCCGGTGGTGGTGGAGGAGCTGGGGCCGCCGAAAGCCCCAGCCGCTCAATAG